One window from the genome of Faecalibacterium sp. HTF-F encodes:
- a CDS encoding cysteine-rich KTR domain-containing protein has protein sequence MDKTDWIRCPKCSSKTRTMIREHTVLEDFPLFCPKCRYTCVIRFMDGKLEEIKQPDAKTQS, from the coding sequence ATGGATAAAACGGATTGGATACGCTGCCCAAAGTGCAGCAGCAAAACACGCACCATGATCCGGGAGCATACAGTACTGGAAGATTTTCCACTGTTCTGCCCCAAGTGCAGGTATACCTGCGTGATCCGCTTCATGGATGGAAAACTGGAAGAAATCAAACAGCCGGACGCTAAGACGCAGAGCTGA
- a CDS encoding GNAT family N-acetyltransferase — protein sequence MDYIRVTKENIDKEHICCAMSGQQSLAKKEWLKQRFEEGLVFYRSAERGKCFIEYIPAENAWVPIEAAGWLYINCLWVSGSLKGHGYSSELLEECLRDAKAQDKNGVCILCAEGRKREFLADPKFLTHKGFKVSDISDCGINLMCLPLAESAQPPKFKACAKHPRVEENGFVLYYTDQCPYTYYWVPKVQEAAEEHGIPFKAIHITEKETAQNVPAPVTTYALFRDGKFVTQSIQSDKKFLKLAGAAD from the coding sequence ATGGACTATATCAGAGTTACCAAAGAAAACATCGACAAGGAACACATCTGTTGTGCCATGTCCGGTCAACAGAGCCTTGCCAAGAAGGAATGGCTTAAGCAGCGATTTGAGGAGGGGCTTGTTTTTTACCGCAGTGCGGAGCGCGGCAAGTGCTTTATCGAGTACATCCCGGCAGAAAACGCATGGGTGCCCATTGAAGCGGCAGGCTGGCTTTATATCAACTGTCTGTGGGTCTCCGGCTCCCTGAAAGGGCACGGCTATTCCAGCGAGCTGCTGGAAGAATGTCTTCGGGATGCCAAGGCGCAGGACAAAAACGGCGTTTGCATTCTGTGTGCCGAGGGGCGCAAACGGGAGTTTCTCGCGGACCCCAAGTTTTTGACCCATAAGGGCTTTAAGGTTTCGGACATCTCCGATTGCGGCATCAACCTCATGTGCCTGCCCCTTGCAGAGAGTGCCCAGCCGCCAAAATTCAAGGCCTGCGCCAAGCACCCCAGGGTGGAGGAAAATGGTTTTGTCCTCTACTATACCGACCAGTGCCCCTACACCTATTATTGGGTGCCAAAGGTGCAGGAGGCTGCAGAGGAACATGGGATCCCGTTCAAAGCCATCCACATCACCGAGAAAGAGACGGCTCAGAATGTGCCTGCACCGGTCACAACATACGCATTGTTCCGGGATGGAAAGTTTGTGACTCAGAGCATCCAATCGGACAAGAAATTTTTGAAATTGGCAGGCGCAGCGGATTGA
- a CDS encoding helix-turn-helix transcriptional regulator, giving the protein MALVTKLKEYRERDDLKQAELAELVGVRRETIVNLEKGKYNPSLKLAMDIAKVFHTTVEELFAYTED; this is encoded by the coding sequence ATGGCACTGGTCACAAAACTGAAAGAATACCGCGAACGGGACGACCTCAAGCAGGCGGAGCTGGCCGAGCTGGTCGGGGTGCGCCGGGAAACCATTGTCAACCTTGAAAAAGGGAAGTACAACCCATCCCTGAAGCTGGCGATGGACATTGCAAAGGTCTTTCACACCACGGTGGAAGAATTGTTTGCGTATACAGAGGATTAA
- a CDS encoding CPBP family intramembrane glutamic endopeptidase: protein MKKLYEKNELTFALLWIVVYCVLQSLANPLNKRIGIGYSASAAFCILQAVILIAFIRKNHLQKRYGLCKLPVPACRFLYYVPLLLLASGNLWNGIALNYSLPETICRIVCMLCVGFLEEVIFRGLLFAAIAKDNVKSAIVISSVTFGIGHIINLFNGSGMELVNNLCQIVFATAVGFLLVTIFYRGGSLLPCILVHSAINTLGTFASDAGLTMEMRLLHLGALIAITVAYTLILTRTLPEKAKKIHK from the coding sequence TTGAAAAAACTCTACGAGAAAAACGAGCTGACCTTTGCGCTCCTGTGGATCGTGGTTTACTGCGTCCTGCAATCTCTGGCCAATCCGCTCAACAAAAGGATTGGAATCGGATATTCGGCAAGTGCTGCTTTCTGCATCTTGCAGGCGGTCATTCTTATTGCCTTTATCCGAAAAAACCATTTGCAAAAGCGATACGGGCTTTGCAAATTGCCCGTTCCCGCTTGCCGATTTCTCTACTATGTGCCGCTGCTTCTCTTGGCATCCGGGAACCTTTGGAACGGCATTGCGCTCAATTATTCACTGCCAGAAACCATTTGCCGTATTGTGTGTATGCTATGCGTTGGTTTCTTGGAGGAAGTGATCTTCCGGGGCTTACTGTTTGCAGCGATTGCAAAGGATAATGTCAAGTCTGCCATTGTCATATCAAGCGTAACTTTTGGCATCGGACATATCATCAACCTGTTCAATGGCAGCGGTATGGAGCTGGTCAACAATCTGTGCCAGATCGTCTTTGCAACCGCAGTCGGCTTCCTGCTGGTCACGATTTTTTATCGCGGCGGCAGTCTGCTTCCCTGCATCCTCGTCCATTCCGCCATCAACACCCTTGGTACATTTGCCAGCGATGCTGGTCTGACTATGGAAATGCGCTTGCTGCATCTCGGTGCCCTGATTGCAATTACGGTTGCCTATACACTGATCCTGACAAGAACGCTCCCGGAAAAAGCAAAGAAAATACACAAATGA
- a CDS encoding cysteine hydrolase family protein: MQHSALVVIDLQNDITKNYKEIIEKVNTAIDWAVKKNLWVIYIQHNNLSAGTRTFKPGTRGAELVPEMNIVSEHIFTKTKSNALTSEAFTAFLQEHGITDFYIAGADAAACIKSTCYNMAKNGYTVHVLSDCITSYDKKKLPEMLAYYESKGCAVVELHEVTQC; the protein is encoded by the coding sequence ATGCAACATAGCGCACTGGTCGTGATCGACCTTCAAAACGACATCACAAAAAACTACAAGGAAATCATCGAAAAAGTCAACACGGCTATTGACTGGGCAGTTAAAAAGAACCTGTGGGTCATTTACATTCAGCACAACAATTTGTCTGCGGGAACAAGGACTTTCAAGCCCGGAACCCGTGGCGCAGAGCTTGTGCCGGAGATGAATATCGTATCCGAGCATATCTTTACAAAGACGAAAAGTAATGCACTGACCAGCGAGGCTTTCACTGCCTTCCTTCAGGAACACGGCATTACCGATTTTTATATTGCCGGTGCTGACGCAGCAGCCTGCATCAAGTCTACCTGCTATAACATGGCCAAAAACGGCTATACCGTTCATGTCCTGTCGGACTGTATTACCAGCTACGATAAAAAGAAACTGCCCGAAATGCTTGCATATTATGAAAGCAAGGGCTGCGCTGTTGTGGAACTTCATGAGGTTACGCAGTGCTGA
- a CDS encoding LytTR family DNA-binding domain-containing protein gives MKVTVEQITPERAEEVLLRCHDPKEPWVEEIQSIAAGQITVNGMADGKLCRLKLADIYYFEVVDGSAFFYCQKEVFSSKQKLYEFEALCVGTMLFRCSKSMILNAGKIDYVLPSLSGRFEAALDNGEKVIISRQYVSTLKRLLGR, from the coding sequence ATGAAGGTAACGGTGGAACAGATTACCCCAGAGCGAGCGGAAGAAGTTTTGCTGCGGTGCCACGACCCCAAAGAGCCTTGGGTGGAGGAGATCCAAAGCATCGCTGCCGGGCAGATCACCGTCAACGGTATGGCAGACGGGAAACTGTGTCGGCTGAAACTTGCCGACATCTATTATTTTGAAGTGGTGGACGGAAGCGCTTTTTTCTACTGCCAGAAAGAGGTGTTTTCCAGCAAGCAAAAGCTCTACGAATTTGAAGCTTTGTGTGTGGGCACCATGCTGTTCCGGTGCAGCAAGTCCATGATCCTGAATGCCGGGAAAATAGATTATGTCCTGCCCTCTCTTTCCGGCCGCTTTGAGGCAGCTCTGGACAATGGCGAAAAAGTGATCATATCCCGGCAGTATGTCAGCACGCTCAAACGGCTGCTGGGACGATAA
- a CDS encoding GNAT family N-acetyltransferase — protein sequence MKYDQTIITPKGLAVHIRNGVASDGSAVLDLTHAETDYLLSYPDENRFDVEQESRYLEKKETSPNEIELIAFVDGKVAGTAGIDAIGPQYKVTHRAEFGISILKEYWGLGIGQALMEACIHCAKTAGYPIFVEAHRAKGIIQV from the coding sequence ATGAAATACGATCAAACGATTATAACCCCAAAAGGACTGGCAGTCCACATCCGAAACGGCGTGGCATCCGATGGAAGCGCTGTGCTTGATCTGACACACGCAGAAACAGATTATCTGCTGAGTTATCCTGATGAAAATCGCTTTGATGTGGAACAGGAAAGCCGCTACTTAGAGAAAAAAGAAACTAGCCCGAATGAGATCGAACTGATTGCCTTTGTGGACGGTAAAGTGGCAGGAACTGCCGGGATCGATGCAATTGGACCGCAGTATAAAGTGACGCATCGTGCCGAATTTGGCATCAGCATCCTAAAAGAGTATTGGGGTCTGGGGATCGGGCAAGCCTTGATGGAAGCCTGTATCCATTGCGCTAAAACCGCCGGATACCCCATTTTCGTGGAGGCGCATCGCGCAAAGGGAATCATCCAAGTTTAG
- a CDS encoding RNHCP domain-containing protein, which yields MNRENKRKTFEKGYYKTHACNDTFTCKVCGRVCTPQNAGSDHRNHCPNCLSSLHVDEEPGDRASDCGGIMEPVAVWVRKGGEWAIIHRCKRCGKLSSNRVAADDNPMKLMSIAMKPLCSPPFPLDYIEEMTALMGGDGRMR from the coding sequence ATGAATCGTGAAAATAAGCGCAAGACCTTTGAAAAAGGTTACTATAAGACCCACGCCTGCAACGATACCTTTACCTGCAAAGTCTGCGGACGGGTCTGCACCCCGCAAAATGCCGGCAGCGACCACCGCAACCATTGCCCCAACTGCCTGTCCAGCCTTCATGTGGACGAAGAACCCGGCGACCGTGCCTCCGACTGCGGCGGCATCATGGAGCCGGTGGCCGTCTGGGTGCGCAAAGGCGGTGAGTGGGCCATCATCCACCGCTGCAAACGCTGCGGAAAGCTCAGCTCCAACCGGGTGGCGGCAGACGACAACCCCATGAAGCTCATGAGCATTGCCATGAAGCCCCTGTGCTCTCCGCCGTTCCCGCTGGACTATATTGAAGAAATGACCGCCTTGATGGGCGGCGATGGACGGATGCGATAA